One genomic window of Haemophilus haemolyticus includes the following:
- the hrpA gene encoding ATP-dependent RNA helicase HrpA, with product MKNRSAKHALTPLQQSLFSQLHDIMLVDQRRLSARIHGIGKIKSQEAQQAVAAEIQLQIEQAQLRVENRKSAVQNPIVFPESLPVSQRKAEIQKLLSEHQVIVVAGETGSGKTTQLPKMCLELGFGNLGMIGHTQPRRIAARSVAARIAEELETELGGLVGYKVRFNDQISDDTQIKLMTDGILLAEIQNDRFLNQYSCLIIDEAHERSLNNDFILGYLKQLLPRRRDLKVIITSATIDVERFSKHFNNAPIIEVSGRTYPVEVRYRPVVEEDQDQLQVILNAVDELQAEGRGDILIFLNGEREIRDTAEALQKQNLKHTEILPLFARLSAQEQNKIFHPSGLNRIVLATNVAETSLTVPGIKYVIDPGTARISRYSYRTKVQRLPIEPVSQASANQRKGRCGRVSEGICIRLYSEEDFNSRPEFTDPEILRTNLASVILQMTALGLDNIEAFPFVDAPDKRHIQDGIKLLEELGAFEMVRTKAGEKRQLTTVGRQLSQLPVDPRLAKMLLTAVSQGALHEVMIIVAALSIQDPRERPQEKQQASDEKHRRFADKKSDFLAFLNLWRYLQEQQKELSKNQFRRQCQKDFLNYLRIREWQDIYHQIRLTVREMGLPINSEKAEYQQIHTALLSGLLSHIGLKEAEKQQYLGARNAHFAIFPNSVLFKKQPKWVMAAELVETSKLWGRMVAEIEPEWIEPLAEHVIKKSYSEPRWSKSRGAVIADEKVTLYGVPIVAARPVNYGSIDPTVSREIFIQSALVEGDWNTKHKFFKENQRLVREVEELEHKSRHRDILVDDRTLFEFYDQRIGTEVVSQKHFDTWWKKAEKQDPELLNFERSFLINDDAEQVSKLDFPNFWHQGNLKLKLTYQFEPGTDADGVTVHIPLPLLNQVEMTGFDWQIPGLREELVIALIKSLPKSYRRNFVPAPNYAQAFLSRAVLLEKPLLDTLIYELRRMTGVTVEAEHWNWEQIPSHLKMTFRVVDENGKKIAESMNLDELKFNLKDRVQESISAVADDGIEQSGLHIWSFAELPQCYEQKQRGFSVKAFPAIVDEKDAVGIKLFETEFEQAVAMQQGLRRLLLLNVPSPIKYLHEKLPNKAKLGLYFTPFGRVLDLIDDCIACAVDKLIDDFGGFVWDETGFEKLRDFVRENLNEVTVDIAQKVEQILSLNHALNQRLKGKMDFTMAFAFSDIKAQLSGLIYPGFVQKSGYDRLPDLQRYLQAIDKRIDKLAQDVNRDRAAMLRVEQVLQAYQQLLAKLPKSKPISDEVAEIRYMIEELRVSLFAQQLGTKYQVSDKRILNIIGSV from the coding sequence ATGAAAAACAGATCGGCAAAACACGCATTAACACCTTTACAACAATCTCTTTTTTCTCAATTACATGACATCATGTTGGTGGATCAACGTCGCTTATCCGCCCGCATTCATGGTATTGGAAAAATTAAAAGCCAAGAGGCTCAACAAGCAGTTGCTGCAGAAATCCAGCTGCAGATTGAACAGGCTCAATTACGTGTAGAAAATCGTAAAAGTGCGGTGCAAAATCCCATTGTTTTTCCAGAGAGTTTGCCGGTTAGTCAACGTAAAGCTGAAATTCAAAAACTGCTTTCTGAGCATCAGGTCATCGTGGTGGCGGGGGAAACTGGTTCAGGTAAAACCACCCAATTGCCGAAAATGTGTTTGGAATTAGGTTTCGGCAATTTGGGAATGATTGGTCATACTCAACCTCGTCGTATTGCTGCACGCTCTGTGGCGGCGCGTATTGCGGAAGAACTGGAAACGGAGCTTGGCGGTTTAGTTGGTTATAAGGTTCGTTTTAACGATCAAATCAGTGATGATACGCAAATCAAGTTGATGACCGACGGGATCCTGTTAGCAGAAATTCAAAACGATCGTTTTCTCAATCAATATTCTTGTTTGATTATCGATGAAGCGCACGAACGTAGCCTAAATAACGATTTTATTCTCGGTTATCTGAAACAGCTTTTACCACGTCGTCGTGATTTAAAGGTCATCATCACTTCTGCAACCATTGATGTGGAACGCTTTTCTAAACATTTCAACAATGCCCCGATTATCGAAGTCTCGGGCAGAACCTATCCCGTTGAAGTACGCTATCGTCCCGTAGTGGAAGAAGATCAAGATCAGCTACAAGTCATTCTTAATGCGGTGGATGAACTGCAAGCAGAAGGTCGGGGCGATATCTTGATCTTTCTGAACGGTGAGCGTGAAATTCGCGATACGGCCGAAGCTTTACAAAAACAAAATCTAAAACACACGGAAATTCTACCGCTCTTTGCACGCTTGTCTGCGCAAGAACAAAATAAAATTTTCCATCCGAGCGGTTTAAATCGCATCGTGTTGGCTACCAACGTCGCAGAAACTTCATTGACCGTGCCAGGCATTAAATATGTGATTGACCCAGGTACTGCGCGAATTTCCCGTTATAGCTATCGCACCAAAGTACAACGTTTACCGATTGAACCTGTTTCACAGGCATCCGCTAATCAGCGTAAAGGTCGTTGTGGTCGTGTGAGCGAAGGGATTTGTATTCGTTTATATTCGGAAGAGGATTTTAATTCTCGTCCGGAGTTTACCGATCCTGAAATTCTGCGCACCAATTTAGCCTCCGTTATTTTGCAAATGACGGCATTGGGCTTGGATAATATTGAAGCCTTCCCATTTGTGGATGCGCCAGATAAACGCCATATTCAAGATGGTATAAAACTGTTGGAAGAATTAGGTGCGTTTGAAATGGTTCGCACTAAAGCGGGCGAGAAACGTCAATTAACCACAGTAGGGCGTCAATTATCTCAACTCCCTGTGGATCCTCGTTTAGCGAAGATGTTGCTGACCGCTGTCTCACAAGGTGCCTTGCATGAAGTGATGATTATTGTCGCCGCGTTATCCATTCAAGATCCGCGCGAGCGTCCACAAGAAAAACAACAAGCTTCCGATGAAAAACATCGTCGTTTTGCCGATAAAAAATCGGATTTCTTGGCTTTCCTCAATCTTTGGCGTTACCTACAAGAACAACAAAAAGAATTGAGTAAAAACCAATTCCGTCGTCAGTGCCAAAAGGATTTCTTAAATTATTTACGTATTCGTGAATGGCAAGATATTTATCATCAAATTCGTTTAACTGTACGTGAAATGGGCTTGCCGATTAATTCTGAAAAAGCAGAATATCAGCAAATTCATACCGCACTTTTAAGCGGATTGCTTTCTCATATCGGTTTAAAAGAAGCGGAGAAACAACAATATCTTGGCGCACGTAATGCCCATTTTGCAATTTTCCCTAATTCTGTACTTTTCAAAAAACAACCGAAATGGGTGATGGCGGCAGAGTTAGTGGAAACCTCCAAACTTTGGGGGCGCATGGTAGCGGAAATCGAGCCAGAATGGATTGAGCCACTTGCTGAGCATGTAATTAAAAAATCCTATTCCGAACCACGTTGGTCGAAATCTCGTGGCGCGGTGATTGCAGACGAAAAAGTGACGCTTTACGGTGTGCCGATTGTGGCTGCGCGACCAGTGAATTACGGCTCTATTGATCCAACAGTAAGCCGCGAAATCTTTATTCAATCTGCCTTAGTAGAAGGGGATTGGAATACCAAACATAAATTCTTCAAAGAAAATCAACGACTCGTTCGAGAAGTAGAAGAGTTGGAACACAAAAGTCGCCACCGAGATATTTTGGTGGATGATCGTACGCTTTTTGAATTTTACGATCAGCGTATTGGCACAGAAGTGGTTTCTCAAAAACATTTTGATACCTGGTGGAAAAAGGCGGAAAAACAAGATCCTGAGCTACTTAATTTTGAACGCTCATTTTTGATTAATGATGATGCAGAACAAGTGAGCAAGCTGGATTTCCCGAATTTCTGGCATCAAGGCAATTTAAAACTCAAATTAACTTATCAATTTGAACCGGGTACCGATGCGGATGGTGTGACAGTACATATTCCGTTGCCATTGCTCAATCAAGTGGAAATGACCGGCTTTGATTGGCAAATTCCAGGCTTGCGTGAAGAATTGGTGATTGCGTTGATTAAATCTCTGCCGAAATCTTATCGTCGTAACTTCGTGCCTGCACCTAATTATGCTCAAGCCTTTTTAAGCCGAGCTGTGCTATTGGAAAAACCGTTATTAGATACTCTGATTTATGAATTGCGTCGTATGACAGGCGTCACCGTAGAAGCGGAACATTGGAATTGGGAACAAATTCCAAGCCATTTAAAAATGACGTTCCGCGTGGTGGATGAAAACGGCAAGAAAATTGCCGAATCCATGAATTTGGATGAGCTGAAATTTAACTTAAAAGATCGTGTTCAGGAAAGTATTTCTGCTGTGGCAGATGATGGTATTGAACAAAGCGGGTTGCATATTTGGAGCTTTGCAGAACTGCCACAATGTTATGAACAAAAACAACGCGGTTTTAGCGTCAAAGCGTTCCCAGCCATTGTAGATGAAAAAGATGCCGTAGGTATTAAACTGTTTGAAACAGAGTTTGAGCAAGCGGTGGCGATGCAGCAAGGTTTACGCCGCTTGTTGTTGCTCAATGTACCGTCACCGATTAAATATTTGCATGAAAAATTGCCGAATAAAGCCAAATTGGGGTTGTATTTTACCCCGTTCGGTCGTGTGTTGGATTTGATTGACGACTGTATTGCTTGTGCGGTGGATAAACTGATTGATGATTTTGGCGGTTTTGTGTGGGATGAAACCGGCTTTGAAAAATTGCGCGATTTCGTGCGAGAAAACCTTAACGAAGTGACCGTGGATATTGCACAGAAAGTGGAGCAAATTCTCTCCCTTAACCATGCCTTAAACCAACGTTTAAAAGGCAAAATGGATTTCACTATGGCCTTTGCCTTTTCCGATATTAAGGCGCAATTAAGCGGGCTGATTTACCCAGGTTTTGTGCAAAAGAGCGGTTATGATCGCCTACCGGATTTACAGCGTTATCTGCAAGCCATTGATAAACGTATTGATAAACTGGCTCAAGATGTAAATCGAGATCGTGCCGCAATGCTACGCGTGGAACAAGTGCTACAGGCTTACCAACAACTTCTTGCTAAGCTCCCAAAATCCAAACCGATTTCGGATGAGGTGGCTGAGATTCGCTATATGATAGAAGAATTGCGTGTGAGTTTATTTGCGCAGCAATTAGGCACGAAGTATCAGGTGTCGGATAAGCGGATTTTGAATATTATAGGTAGCGTATAG
- a CDS encoding DUF423 domain-containing protein, whose translation MKNKYLTLAALSGFFCVALGAFAAHGLSHILEAKALSWIDTGLKYQMFHTIAVLAVALSALSDNKFARLSMSSWLIGTLLFSGSLYALAFGASNAIVWITPIGGTLFLIGWISLAYGSFKNKSL comes from the coding sequence ATGAAAAACAAATACCTTACTCTTGCTGCTTTAAGCGGTTTCTTCTGTGTCGCACTAGGCGCATTTGCGGCTCATGGCTTAAGCCATATATTAGAAGCTAAAGCATTATCATGGATTGATACGGGTTTAAAATATCAAATGTTCCATACCATTGCAGTACTTGCCGTTGCATTATCTGCTTTAAGTGACAACAAATTCGCCCGATTATCCATGTCTTCTTGGTTAATTGGAACCTTATTATTTAGCGGAAGTTTATACGCACTCGCTTTCGGAGCAAGCAATGCAATAGTGTGGATTACGCCTATTGGCGGAACTTTATTTTTAATCGGATGGATTAGCTTAGCTTACGGAAGTTTCAAAAATAAATCGCTATGA
- a CDS encoding pentapeptide repeat-containing protein — protein sequence MKDFWNQIPNWIKVILSSLISIFILVHFESLYSLFSYVSNDEIIKQGGFWTLFSLIFSAPIAFAIWSFRDRNATDQINNARKDTNLKEYHKIVEWITSKDSSEELKISAIYYLKRFYEDKSLGFQQAALHLLLSTWESMQKNELEKLKKVNDKAEAKSIINSLRENGNSPLGIAITKVLLSNEGKCILAYPEVFSIICLAGMNFYLPGLSNDIVNNLFNNKKIKYSGIQLQGCQFRCINLENLDFSNSNFQGTELGNIYDSSEVSVWNNINFCKCNFSYSTFNEIELKNCDFSDGNFRNVKFYKCDIDDSTRFNSVTLFGSSLRLTPLPQHEAFSASAVGEEDLLNWKYEANGTYTIEELKKLGIIVY from the coding sequence ATGAAAGATTTTTGGAATCAAATTCCGAATTGGATTAAAGTTATCTTATCATCTTTAATTTCTATCTTTATTCTTGTGCATTTTGAATCCTTATATTCATTATTTAGTTATGTTTCTAATGATGAAATTATTAAACAAGGTGGTTTTTGGACTTTATTCTCATTAATTTTTTCAGCGCCAATTGCTTTCGCTATTTGGAGTTTTAGAGACCGAAATGCTACAGATCAAATTAATAATGCTCGCAAAGATACTAATCTTAAAGAGTATCATAAGATTGTAGAGTGGATTACGAGTAAGGATAGCTCTGAAGAGCTAAAGATTTCAGCTATATATTATTTAAAAAGATTTTATGAGGATAAATCTCTAGGTTTTCAACAGGCAGCTTTACATCTTTTATTGTCTACTTGGGAATCTATGCAAAAAAATGAACTAGAAAAATTAAAGAAAGTTAATGATAAAGCGGAAGCTAAATCCATAATTAATTCTTTAAGAGAAAATGGTAATAGCCCGTTAGGTATTGCAATTACTAAAGTTTTATTAAGCAATGAGGGAAAATGTATACTGGCTTATCCTGAAGTATTTTCTATTATTTGTCTTGCTGGCATGAATTTTTATTTGCCTGGTTTATCAAATGATATTGTAAATAATCTTTTTAATAACAAAAAAATAAAATATTCAGGAATTCAATTACAGGGGTGTCAATTTAGGTGCATTAATTTAGAAAATCTTGACTTTTCTAATTCTAATTTTCAGGGAACAGAATTAGGGAATATATATGACAGTTCTGAAGTCAGTGTTTGGAATAATATTAATTTTTGTAAATGCAACTTTAGCTATTCAACATTTAATGAAATTGAGCTTAAAAACTGTGATTTTTCAGATGGTAACTTTAGGAATGTAAAGTTCTATAAATGTGATATTGATGATTCAACAAGGTTTAATAGTGTAACTTTATTTGGTTCCTCACTGAGATTAACCCCCTTACCTCAACATGAAGCATTTTCGGCCAGTGCAGTTGGTGAGGAAGATCTGTTAAATTGGAAATATGAAGCTAACGGAACATATACTATAGAAGAGCTTAAAAAGCTCGGTATAATAGTTTATTGA
- a CDS encoding surface lipoprotein assembly modifier has protein sequence MKSIALFFTALFPALALAETTALDIRQTPIKTELEPQINVAKLEKREQNLPPLGTEQVEQIQITLEQLKQNPALTHELLSRAIYARNPEMIKKLLEIYRTFPNRDPIMERFAEGKLAAITENYTVAIDKYREILAKNPNLNPVRIELAIALFNQKQDGAAKDQFEKAQTAGDLPPQVKRLMDAYLEALKERDSWNVDFSFNYVRDTNVNNVGEGKTVALNNGGTLTRSESMMPQTAHGLAYSLDISRDFNLWSSNYLTVGNEFGGKSYWDNHKFDDISNRTFVGYAHKTAKQNFRIKPFYEKRWYGGESYRWSNGARVEFSRWLSPNWQLFTAGEFSKQRYLDSTSQNGNNKLISATLLWARTPKQFFYLGSDFMAERTKVRQYGSDSKSLRLGWGQEWNWGISSRLGLSIMKREFKDIAKLGNLNLFSFGKRREDKIYGINLSLWKRDWHIWGITPKLQLSWRKQDSNIPEMYSYTQKNVNMLFEKTF, from the coding sequence ATGAAAAGTATTGCTCTCTTTTTTACTGCACTTTTCCCCGCTCTTGCTTTAGCAGAAACAACGGCACTAGATATTCGTCAAACACCAATTAAAACCGAACTTGAACCACAAATTAATGTCGCCAAACTTGAAAAACGCGAACAAAATTTACCGCCCTTAGGCACAGAGCAAGTCGAACAAATTCAAATTACCCTTGAGCAACTTAAACAAAACCCCGCTTTAACCCACGAATTATTAAGCCGTGCCATTTACGCACGCAATCCAGAAATGATAAAAAAATTGCTGGAAATTTACCGCACTTTTCCAAATCGTGACCCGATTATGGAACGCTTTGCGGAAGGAAAATTGGCTGCGATAACGGAAAACTATACTGTAGCTATTGATAAATATCGCGAAATTTTAGCCAAAAATCCAAATTTAAACCCTGTACGAATTGAACTGGCTATCGCTTTATTCAATCAAAAACAAGACGGTGCTGCTAAAGACCAATTTGAAAAAGCGCAAACCGCGGGTGATTTACCGCCTCAAGTTAAGCGTTTAATGGATGCTTATTTAGAGGCTTTAAAAGAACGTGATAGCTGGAATGTGGATTTTTCCTTTAATTATGTACGTGATACCAATGTCAATAATGTTGGTGAGGGCAAAACGGTCGCATTAAATAATGGTGGCACCTTAACACGTTCGGAATCGATGATGCCACAAACAGCACACGGTTTGGCGTATTCACTCGATATTTCGAGAGATTTTAATTTATGGAGCTCTAATTACCTCACGGTGGGCAATGAGTTTGGGGGAAAGAGCTACTGGGATAATCATAAATTTGATGATATTTCCAACCGCACTTTTGTTGGCTATGCACATAAAACCGCAAAGCAAAATTTCCGTATTAAACCCTTTTATGAAAAACGTTGGTATGGCGGCGAAAGTTACCGTTGGTCTAATGGGGCAAGGGTGGAATTTTCTCGTTGGTTAAGTCCAAACTGGCAACTTTTTACGGCGGGAGAGTTTTCAAAACAACGTTATTTAGACAGTACATCACAAAACGGTAATAACAAACTGATTTCCGCAACCTTACTGTGGGCAAGAACACCGAAACAGTTTTTCTACCTCGGTTCTGATTTTATGGCAGAAAGAACGAAGGTTCGTCAATATGGTTCAGACAGTAAAAGCTTACGTTTAGGTTGGGGACAAGAATGGAATTGGGGCATTTCCTCACGTCTCGGCTTATCCATAATGAAACGTGAATTTAAAGATATTGCCAAACTTGGTAATCTCAATTTGTTTTCTTTTGGAAAACGTCGAGAAGATAAAATTTACGGCATAAATTTATCCCTATGGAAACGCGATTGGCATATTTGGGGAATTACACCAAAACTCCAATTAAGCTGGCGTAAACAAGATAGCAATATTCCAGAAATGTATTCTTACACACAGAAGAATGTGAATATGTTGTTTGAAAAGACATTCTGA
- a CDS encoding DUF441 domain-containing protein: MSLQFNIIALLLVILIILGLLSHNSAITISAAVLLIMQQTFLSSHIPLLEKYGVKIGIIILTIGVLSPLVSGKIQLPDLSGFLSWKMALSISVGVLVAWLAGKGVPLMGEQPILVTGLLIGTIIGVAFLGGIPVGPLIAAGILALLLGKI, translated from the coding sequence ATGTCGTTACAATTCAATATAATCGCCTTGTTATTGGTGATTTTAATTATTCTCGGGTTACTCAGTCACAACAGCGCAATTACCATTTCAGCTGCTGTATTACTTATCATGCAGCAAACTTTTTTATCTTCACACATTCCTTTGCTTGAAAAATATGGCGTTAAAATTGGTATCATTATTTTAACCATTGGGGTTTTAAGCCCCTTAGTTTCAGGAAAAATTCAGTTGCCTGATTTATCAGGTTTTCTTAGTTGGAAAATGGCACTTTCCATTTCTGTTGGTGTGCTTGTGGCATGGCTTGCTGGCAAAGGTGTTCCTTTAATGGGCGAACAACCGATTTTAGTCACTGGCTTGCTTATCGGCACAATTATTGGTGTAGCATTTTTAGGTGGAATACCTGTTGGTCCACTTATTGCTGCAGGTATATTAGCTTTACTTTTAGGGAAAATTTAA
- a CDS encoding helix-turn-helix domain-containing protein — translation MPSRIATHPKRFYRKNCIAQSAISRFESGNPKTSLAFLQRIAEGLGKKIYVEFR, via the coding sequence ATCCCGTCAAGAATAGCAACTCACCCCAAAAGGTTTTACAGAAAAAACTGCATCGCCCAAAGTGCTATTAGCCGTTTTGAATCAGGCAACCCAAAAACCTCACTTGCCTTTTTACAACGTATTGCAGAAGGATTAGGAAAGAAGATTTATGTGGAGTTTCGATAA
- a CDS encoding monovalent cation:proton antiporter-2 (CPA2) family protein, translating into MSHLADSDLIKTVILLASSVTIVPLFKRLGLGSVLGYLVAGCMIGPSVFGVIQEPASVVHLAELGVVMFLFIIGLEMHPERLWSMKKAIFGRGLLQVGGCGVLLTFAGIYLLDLPKEVAFIAGMGFTLSSTAIVMQTLEERCITSTSKGQRIISTLIFEDIAIVPLLASVAFLAPHSEESTHTDWMSIGIALGAVIGLIVAGKWLMNPLFRLISKAHIREMMTAAALLVVLGAALAMEIGGLSMAMGAFVAGVMLSESSFRHQLEADIEPFRGLLLGLFFMGVGMSLDLSLVFNHWLLLLGIVFLYIIGKGLSVYVVARITRLEHREAVGRMSLLAHGGEFAFVLFSAATTAGVMSNHENATFTAAVIISMLFSPFITQITRKLAQCGERKSANQPDTSDLSPIDDLEDNVLVIGFGRFSQIVCQTLLIRGISVSVIDRNIENIRAAAKFGFKVYYGDGIRLDVLYAAGIEKAKCVVIGINDTDRIETIVSQLKGAYPNLPILTRTYDRKTTVSLIKQDVDFIVRETFESAIALSQATLMKLGIDKIEADEVIKEVRALDQERLNEEVLHGFSNEILKKYWTPKPFIKPHVDAQALNDETAGILIEESEETSNNNS; encoded by the coding sequence ATGTCCCATCTTGCCGATTCAGATCTGATTAAAACCGTAATTTTGCTTGCGTCGAGCGTGACTATTGTACCGTTATTTAAACGCCTAGGGCTTGGTAGTGTGCTTGGGTATTTGGTAGCAGGTTGTATGATTGGTCCTTCAGTGTTCGGTGTTATTCAAGAACCGGCTTCAGTCGTGCATTTGGCTGAATTGGGTGTCGTGATGTTCTTGTTCATTATTGGGCTTGAAATGCACCCTGAACGGCTTTGGTCTATGAAAAAAGCAATTTTTGGTCGGGGCTTGTTGCAAGTTGGGGGTTGCGGTGTATTGCTTACTTTTGCGGGGATTTATTTGCTCGATTTACCGAAAGAAGTGGCGTTTATAGCAGGCATGGGATTTACACTTTCTTCAACCGCGATAGTGATGCAAACTTTGGAAGAACGTTGCATTACCAGTACATCTAAAGGTCAGCGAATTATTTCGACTTTAATTTTTGAAGATATTGCTATTGTGCCATTATTGGCATCAGTGGCGTTTCTTGCGCCTCATTCTGAAGAAAGCACTCATACCGATTGGATGTCAATCGGCATCGCATTAGGTGCGGTAATCGGCTTGATTGTTGCGGGCAAATGGCTAATGAATCCGTTATTCCGATTAATTTCTAAAGCACATATTCGCGAGATGATGACAGCGGCTGCTTTATTAGTTGTACTTGGCGCAGCATTAGCCATGGAAATAGGTGGACTTTCAATGGCAATGGGGGCATTTGTAGCGGGAGTCATGCTGTCAGAGTCTTCGTTCCGCCATCAATTAGAAGCGGATATCGAGCCATTTCGAGGCCTATTGCTTGGCCTATTTTTTATGGGCGTGGGCATGTCATTGGATTTGAGCTTAGTGTTTAATCACTGGTTATTACTACTCGGAATTGTATTCCTTTATATTATTGGCAAAGGACTTTCTGTGTATGTCGTTGCTCGAATTACTCGCTTAGAACATAGGGAAGCAGTGGGAAGAATGTCACTCTTGGCGCACGGTGGTGAATTTGCTTTCGTACTTTTCTCTGCCGCAACGACAGCAGGCGTAATGAGCAACCATGAAAATGCCACTTTTACTGCTGCGGTAATTATTTCCATGTTGTTTTCTCCATTTATTACACAAATTACGCGTAAATTAGCGCAATGTGGAGAGAGAAAATCAGCGAATCAACCAGATACGAGCGATCTGTCACCTATTGATGATTTAGAAGATAATGTGCTTGTAATTGGTTTTGGGCGTTTTAGCCAGATCGTATGTCAAACATTATTAATCCGTGGCATCAGCGTTTCAGTGATTGATCGTAATATAGAAAATATCCGTGCTGCGGCAAAATTTGGTTTTAAAGTCTATTATGGTGATGGTATTCGTTTGGATGTACTTTACGCCGCGGGAATTGAAAAAGCGAAATGTGTCGTGATTGGTATTAATGATACAGATCGCATTGAAACGATTGTGAGCCAACTTAAAGGGGCTTATCCAAACCTGCCGATTTTAACCCGCACTTATGATAGAAAAACGACTGTGAGCCTAATTAAGCAAGATGTAGATTTTATTGTACGTGAAACTTTTGAATCCGCCATTGCCCTTAGCCAAGCAACACTAATGAAACTTGGTATTGATAAGATTGAGGCTGATGAAGTTATTAAAGAAGTTAGAGCATTAGATCAAGAACGTCTAAACGAGGAAGTTTTGCATGGTTTTTCTAATGAAATCTTAAAAAAATATTGGACGCCAAAACCATTCATTAAACCTCATGTCGATGCTCAAGCATTAAATGATGAAACTGCAGGAATATTGATTGAGGAATCTGAAGAAACGTCAAATAATAATTCGTAA